A window of Brachyhypopomus gauderio isolate BG-103 unplaced genomic scaffold, BGAUD_0.2 sc161, whole genome shotgun sequence genomic DNA:
TGAACACTGATGAATATCTAGATGACTTAGAAACTGTGCACAGACAGATCAGTTATTGTCTCTGACTTTACACCTACAAGGTGGACCCACATAGTAGGTATGCCTAGTAAAGTGGAAAGTGTGTGGACAAAGCCAcattaccacaccactaccacatcaGGGTCACGACAGTGCTGGCAACGCTCACCCAAACAATAGCTGCTATTTACTGTAGAACAGGGCAAAATCTGGTTAATAAAGtatacagagaaagagacagattaCAGTCTGATTATTGTATAACTACAAAGTGCTATATGATCTGATTCTATATAACCTAATTAACTGAAAACATCCACAAAGAGTATGGTTACAAGGGGGGTTCATAATGTGACCGGACtgtgtatattattttaatcttttaaaaatataatttgtgtatgttttctttgtttttgcccaatCCAGAAGCTAACACCAATTGATGAGCTGTTCCTCTTTCTGATGTACTTGTCGGTTGGCCTAAAACAGAGGGATCTTGGGCACAGATTTTTTATTCACCGCACCACTGTGAGCCGGATCATCATTACgtgggccaacttcctttacACCCTGCTGGGAGCCGTGTGTATCTGGATGCCACCCGAAGTCATCAAGGCTCACCTGCCCAAGGAGTTCTCAAGGTACCCAGACACACAGGTAGTGATTGACTGCACAGAGCTTCGCTGCCAGACTCCATCATCTTTACTGCTGCAAAGTGAAGTATTTTCAACATACAAGTCCCACTGCACTTTCAAAGGTATGTTGGGGATGGCACCACATGGAGCTGTGACATTTGTATCAGCACTTTACCAGGGGTCTATCAGTGACAAGGAAATCTTCAGGCAGTCAGGCATCACATCTCTACTGACACCTGACATGGCCATTATGGTAGACAAGGGATTCCTTGTTGATGACCTGGTTCCTTGTAAAGTACACAGGCCTGCTTTCCTGCACAAGAGAACACAGATGCTAGAAGATGATGTGAGAGAGACCCAGCATATTGCACGTCTAAGGGTACATGTGGAGAGGATGATTAGacgaattaaagaaaacaaactaTTTGACACTGTAATACCACTCTCCATCACAGGAAGTATCAATCAAATTTTTACTGTGGCATGTCTTCTCTCCAACTACCAGAATGGTCCTCTTGTCAAGAAATGGGCCTCGGATGGTGGAAAGGGCTGTATGAGTACAGAATAGATAACATTTGCTCTTTCCCAAGGATACTTTTTACATTCATGTACAGGGCTTTTTGTTATCATTTTAGAAATGTTACCGAATTTCCCCTGATGTTTCCCTGCTGCAATTAAGGCTTTCATGATTTGAAGTAGGtttactaaataaggaaaaacagCAGGGCAATGGTACTCCAGGACCAATGTTGGAAACCTGTGATAAATATTTAAGGGTGCATATGCATGTTATCCATGTATTTACTTTTCATGTACACTTCCTGCAGTTTGAACTATGACCACTTACTTTTTGTAAATAGTTACTTCACATCTAATGGGCTTcacttttaatgtttaatatttaatataaatttttCACTTGTTTGTACTTAAGCTTGAGGAAATGTAAAACAATGACAAAGTGAAGGAAAAtaaatacttttattttgaaacaaagTACTTGTGATTTGTCTATCGAGTTGTTTTTTTAAAATATCAGAACTGTGCCAATGacattcaaatgtttttctATTCTACAGATCCTTATCAGGGTtataagaacattttaaacaaatacaACAATATATACAAACTGAATTTATAGACATCTGGGCATGTATATGTAAAAAGGTGTATGTCCACCTTTTGTTTAATGGTGTTAATTACCTCTGCATCTTTCAATATGCGCTGCACCACCATGTCCTCCTcagcaaaaacaacaaagtCACACCAGTCCATTCCGGTGATGAGCATCTGTCCCTGGATCTGCCAGTAGTAGTTATGATGACGCTTCAGCTGCAGTGTGCCGTGCTTTGCTTCTAGGTAAGAGCAGTCAACATAACTTTTGACATTAGGGCACTTTACCTCAACAAGGCCGTACTGTGGGTTTTCAGTGGGGTCATACACAAGACCATCAGGAGAGGAGCCCATCCAAGGTGCATCTGGGTGAACCACAAATCCACAAGGGTAGACGTTGACATGTCTGGTCTGGCTGTATTCTTGAAGAGCAGCTGGCTCCATAGCAATTCCTCTTCTCATAGCAGAGGTTTGATAAGATCCTTTCAGGATCCTGTCAGCCAGATGCTCCCCTGAACTTTGTCCTCTAATGGAACAAATTTCCCGGAAACGTGAGGAAGTTAAACGTGGCTTTCTAAGCTGATGCCATTCTCCACATTCACTTTGCTTTCTGGTTGCGCACTCAACTTTATGTGCCATTTCCCATGTCATGGTAAGATACTTGAGGTGGAGCTGTTCTTTTTCACTGCAAACAAACATGCAGTCTGAAGATGCCAGTCTGTAAACAACCAAAGGAACAGCTGGAGGCAGAGGTGCATCATGGCAGGGAGCAATGTAATCTTTAGCCACTGGCTGCTGGTAAGACAGGACTACCAGCTTGCACCATTCCAAATGCACTCTCAACCAGTGGATGGTCTTGGGAGATGCCCATCGTAGTTATCAATGGTGCAGTTTGAGGAGGAAAATCTCTGTAAACCTCAGACACACGGAGGACAGAGAGGTCTGGCAGATCTCCACACACTGCTTTGTAAAGTGTGCTCCTGTGAAAAAAGAGCGAGAGTTTTAAATTCACTCCTTATCAATTTAGATTTACAAATATTATTAATTTGCCATCTCATTCTTACCGTACACCCTCAAAAACAGCTCTTTGCTTAGGTCTTGCTGAGAGAACTGCCATTTTATCCACAGGCCCTGGCTTCACACCCTGTTTAAGATACATATCTAATGTAAGTGCTTCTCAACCCTGGTACTGAAAGCCTATGATCTAAACATTTTAGTGTTTTATCTGCTCCTAACACACCAGATTCAGCTAACCACCTAAGAAGCCAGTCCTTCTTGGGCTAACgtaggtgtgttagagcagggaACATTTACAGAGCAGAGGATCCTAATGATCAGAGTTATATCTACAGAGATCACTATTTATTTATACTCATACTGCTAATGTGCATGGTTGAATAACTCAACCTGTACTGTGGTATTTTATATTCATTTGTATGTTACTGTAATGATGCATACTAACGTTTGTTTATGCAAAACAGGACTTCCGTTATGGTGAGTAGGTATAATTATTGGCCACTTTAGTTTGCACAATACTTTtcaggaaagaaaaaaagatcaTTCAATTTCTCTGCATAGATTGATTGTCTTAACTCCACTCATCTATGGCCCAGACCACCCCTGAGGAGATATTATATGGGTGGTGGATCACTGTCAGCAGTGCAGTGACGtatgtgctttttatttttaaaatcaattacATTTTGCAGTCTTAATATCCCATATGATGTctttgtaatttaaaataattagtATATGACTGCATTCTGtgtttattgacatttttcatagcaccctacatttttacacaaatgTACAAAGTTTAGAATATTATTACTTACCAAAGTTCTTGGCTTGTGCCATTGCTGCTCACTCTCTGTGCAGCTCAGGACAGGAGGAACAGCAGGAACTCTTAGTTGTGAATAATGTGCAGTTTGATAAAGCAATGCCACCACATGATTGCACAAAGTTGTCCCAGCAACACATGAGCAGGAGCAATGAAGCAGTGAAACTGGTCTCGAATCATCTAAACAAATctgcaaaaatacaaaatgtagCAAATACAATGAAAAACAGTATCAAGtgcaatttaattaaaaaaataataaaatcagcCAGGAAAGGCTATATAATTAGAATACACTGTCACTAATAGTCTACAGTGTTGCCTAATGTGGCCCTCATTTGACATCAACAATTTACTAGCTTCAATAGTATGTACAATAAAGTAAATCAGGAAACATCTGAACAAATATAGTTTCTGGGGGTTTTGCTTTTAACATTAACTTTTCCTGACATTAAGTCATACTCACATTGCCAGGTAACATTACTCAAAACATTACTCATGCATTTTCACCAACCAAATGTTTTTAATCCCCATAAACATAAATCTAAAAACAACATTCATAGCATTTAGCTTCTAAAGCACTGTCACCCTACACTCAAGCTGTGTGGCTTCTCCGACTTCTTCATTGACCTAAAACAGGTCGCCCTCACACATATCTCTCCTGTCACCTGATCTTTGTTCGAcactaaaatgcaaataaaagaaCAGACTTAATCACAGTATGTGCTTAATAGTCAAGTGAGATAACTCAGTCCTGAGACAGGTTAAACGGCAGTTTAAACCGCTGTTTAACCTAGTCATGGCCAGGCTAAACAAAGGAATCTGCCGGGTTTGTATTTATCTTGAGTTTAATCTGTTAGGAAGTTTAGTGTTCAGACACGACCAGCtagctaatacacacacacataatgctaATGTTAACACTACGTGTAGCTGTGTGCTAGCGCTAACAGAACACTCACCTTCGTAGTTGTCAATATAACTAGATATGTACATCTTGAAACCTTTCTCTTTCTTGCTCGAAGAAGCCACGGCATGTGTTTTGACGATCCGATGAACATCATTGACCGTCATCCGAGGGAGGTCTTGCAAACACCGCGTGTAAAATGTCATTGTTGATGTGTCTCTGCAGTCGCGCCTGAGATAACCGGAAATGATACTGCCGGTATATGCGAATGCGGAAGCGTTACGTGCACAGAGCCAATTCAAAATGATCACGTACTGTCcccagacatgaattctgctaacattagcgtacttcttaagccaggcaaagaccctacacttccttccagctatcgccccatttcactcataaatgtagatcttaaaattatttgcaaaacaCTTGCCGGAAGATTAGAGaaaatcaccccacttataatacatccagatcaaacaggttttatcaagggtagacaatcggccaacaatacacgcagactaataaacataatagactACTGCACAGTTAACAAATTAGAATctaccattgtatctttagatgcagaaaaagcatttgaccgggtaaactggaaatatttattagcagttctacacaaatttggatttggctcATCCTTCATAAACTGGATCAAAACCTTACATAGCTCTCCCAATGCACGAGTTAGGACAAACGATATCActtcacaaagcttcactctgcagaggggcaccaggcagggctgcccactatcaccctcacttttcattctcttcattgagccattagcagcagcaattaGACAAAATGCtaatattacaggaattaacacaggaaccacaaaccataagataagtctttacgcagatgatgtattacttttcctacagaacacacaagcttctcttccaaatacaatcaaacttatagacagcttctcttctatatCAGAATATTCCATTAACTGGGGTAAgtcaacagttttgcctataaattGTAGTTTTCAGAAtacgaccaccactccactacaatcaggtaatattagatacTTAGGCATACATATTTCCGCTAAACTTTCAGATTtagtgcagttaaatcatatccatctgttaaaaacaatagaaaatGATCTCGCACGTTGGaatgctttacctatatcactcatggggaaaatcgctaccattaaaatgatggttctactAAAAGTCaactatttattctcactaatcccaaataaaccctctgctgcttggtttaaatccttagactcaaacatctcaaaattcctatggaaaaacaagccaccaagaataagtctgaaaaccttgcaaaagccaaaactcaatggtggcttagaaataccaaatttttataattatttcttagccaatagattacagtacatttttaaatggatcaaatacgacttaatagacagcccatggttggacctagaacaagcattctgtaggaaaataaaactctcagacctaccttacattagctcCAATATTAAGCGTCAagactgttttaaaagccttaatataaaaactttactgacagcctggtgggaatttcTAAAACtaactcggtccccactcatcccatgcaaactaacacccatttggaacaatccagacatttgTCAGTATAAATAAGTACTTAATTTCACATCATGGCATGATAAGGGAATAgaaaatttagaacatgttattaaagatgggtactttgtcacatttcaggaacttatatcagaatatggaataagcaacagtagatttcttgaatatcaacaattgaaataatcattcaacagagattcaaccgcaatcaactgaatcTAGAAATATCAGTATGGgtaactgaatttttaaatctatatactcctaaattattatcaaaactatataaattattgttaaaatttgatgactcaatttcccttccgatagccaaatgggaacaaGATCTCTCtattaacccttatatggtccaagggtctgtgggacccatttttaaaaaatcagcttaaaaaaattctacaattttttttttttcaaactgagattcattggtccttggctcattttctgtgagcaacataaatcagaaaatattttcaatgaccacccccccgtaccccccccttcacatttgtattacatacagggtccagggtccactgggccctgggctagtcaaagtgggcaatcaacattgggttgggtagttgatagtcgtctgtatgactttaaaggatatacaaacaaaggacagaggagtttggcatgcaaaggtgagcaaccatcaacacttttgatggttgtcacatcaggggttgattgcatattgtcagacagcagacgaagaatctctatagagacaaaggggtgagatctgaaagaagcatcttttctctcagccctcattatccctccctcctctctggacctgtgtgtgtgtgtgtgtgtgtgtgtgtgtgtgtgtgtgtgtgtgtgtgtgtgtgtgtgtctatgtgtgtgtgagtgtgtgtttcatccaatcatggggacatgatgctataaatgctaaaaatgctataaaagatggcaaagcaattctc
This region includes:
- the LOC143501204 gene encoding uncharacterized protein LOC143501204, with amino-acid sequence MNVGASVFQKHEGGASEHCSVPLCSVSSRYNSVVSFHSFPEDETLRKKWLVKIRRENFAVTKHTKVCSTHFTESDFVVGTSRRRLKKGSVPGVFEWNRHTQTNPRLSVWERRERPCNVSSLDDGSAAELLDVSLQHHDYDATPKPGAVDLLIMKNKELEEQLQQLKAKLEDLSVKQRFGLQRFVGTDDDIRFYTRFATYDHLMAFWSLIEPSTSKMLRVGQASGGSHLSALEEALSRPTKLTPIDELFLFLMYLSVGLKQRDLGHRFFIHRTTVSRIIITWANFLYTLLGAVCIWMPPEVIKAHLPKEFSRYPDTQVVIDCTELRCQTPSSLLLQSEVFSTYKSHCTFKGMLGMAPHGAVTFVSALYQGSISDKEIFRQSGITSLLTPDMAIMVDKGFLVDDLVPCKVHRPAFLHKRTQMLEDDVRETQHIARLRVHVERMIRRIKENKLFDTVIPLSITGSINQIFTVACLLSNYQNGPLVKKWASDGGKGCMSTE
- the LOC143501205 gene encoding uncharacterized protein LOC143501205, whose protein sequence is MTFYTRCLQDLPRMTVNDVHRIVKTHAVASSSKKEKGFKMYISSYIDNYEVSNKDQVTGEICVRATCFRSMKKSEKPHSLSICLDDSRPVSLLHCSCSCVAGTTLCNHVVALLYQTAHYSQLRVPAVPPVLSCTESEQQWHKPRTLGVKPGPVDKMAVLSARPKQRAVFEGVRSTLYKAVCGDLPDLSVLRVSEVYRDFPPQTAPLITTMGISQDHPLVESAFGMVQAGSPVLPAASG